One genomic segment of Fundulus heteroclitus isolate FHET01 chromosome 10, MU-UCD_Fhet_4.1, whole genome shotgun sequence includes these proteins:
- the LOC105939475 gene encoding gastrula zinc finger protein XlCGF57.1 isoform X2, whose translation MFPAPVTAPWIQPGRNVSVRPGSCETSLRFVLQRADAAKEVDYVHQRAESVPLEDKVQMKQFGVHQPQDVGGPQTADVQPLEVMKEKVPWSPSLDQQNAEPFHVKEEEEELWISQGGEFGYGPDGNEHSRLPLTVIVKAEDEEEEPQTSQLHKSQTDTREAERPTSSSFKWIKTETDGEDWGRLELVRKPSRPKTGGGVVNPAETEFSEDDVDWQEPLSETDSGCKGRRAAESGIGSDNGCSTVKKPFSCSECGKQFLYRQSLKRHMRRNTENSSSTCSVNLKCSEVKHNADSKTKVHTGKKNFSCDMCGKTFRDHFSLKSHMRVHSEEKPFGCEICAKSFKHEHNLKIHMRIHTGEMPFSCEVCGKRFKHQHNLKTHMRIHTGEKPFVCDICGKRARHQNNLKTHMIVHRGERPFGCDLCGKKFNRKTSLRAHMTVHTGEKPFACEICGKSYKRKTHLRTHMTVHNEEKPFGCDVCGKRFNRKTHLGTHMAVHTGEKPYSCDFCGKRFTRKTHLDSHITVHTGEKPFGCAVCGQEFSQQGSLNRHMTLHLG comes from the exons ATGTTTCCAGCTCCTGTAACAGCGCCGTGGATCCAGCCTGGCAGAAATGTCAGCGTTCGGCCTGGTTCGTGTGAAACCAGCCTCAGGTTCGTTTTGCAGAGAGCGGACGCCGCGAAAGAAGTGGATTATGTCCATCAGCGCGCAGAGAGCGTGCCTTTAGAGGACAAAGTGCAGATGAAACAGTTCGGTGTCCATCAGCCGCAGGATGTTGGTGGACCCCAAACAGCTG ATGTTCAGCCATTGGAGGTGATGAAAGAGAAGGTTCCCTGGAGCCCCAGCCTGGATCAGCAGAACGCAGAACCCTTCCACgtaaaagaggaagaggaggaactCTGGATCAGTCAGGGGGGAGAGTTTGGTTACGGGCCGGACGGAAATGAACACAGCCGACTCCCCTTAACTGTTATAGTAAAGGCtgaagatgaggaagaggaaccTCAGACTTCACAGCTTCACAAGAGCCAAACCGACACCAGAGAGGCCGAGCGTCCGACCAGCAGCTCATTCAAATGGATCAAAACAGAAACCGACGGAGAGGACTGGGGACGACTGGAACTGGTCAGGAAACCTTCAAGGCCAAAGACTGGTGGGGGCGTTGTTAACCCCGCTGAGACTGAATTCAGTGAGGATGACGTTGATTGGCAGGAACCCTTGTCGGAGACTGACTCTGGTTGTAaaggaaggagagcagcagagTCCGGAATAGGCAGTGATAATGGATGTAGTACTGTCAAAAAGCCATTTAGCTGCTCAGAGTGTGGTAAACAGTTTCTATACAGACAATCTCTGAAGAGACACATGAGACGCAACACAGAAAATAGCTCCTCCACCTGTTCAGTAAATCTGAAATGTTCTGAAGTGAAGCATAATGCAGATTCAAAGACCAAAGTCCACACAGGGAAGAAAAACTTCAGCTGCGATATGTGCGGCAAAACATTCAGAGATCATTTCAGTCTGAAATCTCACATGAGAGTCCACTCTGAGGAAAAGCCCTTTGGCTGTGAGATTTGTGCCAAGAGCTTTAAGCATGAGCACAATCTGAAgatacacatgagaatccacaccgGAGAGATGCCGTTTAGCTGCGAGGTTTGCGGTAAACGATTTAAGCATCAGCACAATCTGAAGAcgcacatgagaatccacacggGGGAGAAACCGTTTGTGTGTGACATCTGTGGCAAAAGAGCAAGACACCAGAATAACCTGAAGACCCACATGATAGTCCACAGAGGGGAGCGGCCCTTcggttgtgatctgtgtggtaAAAAGTTCAACCGTAAAACGAGTCTTAGGGCGCACATGACGGTTCACACAGGCGAAAAACCGTTTGCTTGCGAGATCTGTGGCAAAAGCTACAAACGCAAAACACACCTTAGGACTCACATGACCGTCCACAACGAAGAAAAGCCTTTTGGCTGCGACGTCTGCGGCAAGAGGTTTAACCGTAAAACGCATCTCGGGACGCACATGGCGGTCCACACGGGCGAGAAGCCTTACAGCTGTGACTTCTGCGGTAAAAGATTCACCCGGAAAACCCATCTAGATTCCCACATTACGGTTCACACGGGAGAAAAACCCTTTGGCTGCGCCGTCTGTGGGCAGGAGTTCTCCCAGCAGGggagtttaaacagacacatgacaTTACACTTAGGATAA
- the LOC105939475 gene encoding gastrula zinc finger protein XlCGF57.1 isoform X1, whose product MFPAPVTAPWIQPGRNVSVRPGSCETSLRFVLQRADAAKEVDYVHQRAESVPLEDKVQMKQFGVHQPQDVGGPQTAADVQPLEVMKEKVPWSPSLDQQNAEPFHVKEEEEELWISQGGEFGYGPDGNEHSRLPLTVIVKAEDEEEEPQTSQLHKSQTDTREAERPTSSSFKWIKTETDGEDWGRLELVRKPSRPKTGGGVVNPAETEFSEDDVDWQEPLSETDSGCKGRRAAESGIGSDNGCSTVKKPFSCSECGKQFLYRQSLKRHMRRNTENSSSTCSVNLKCSEVKHNADSKTKVHTGKKNFSCDMCGKTFRDHFSLKSHMRVHSEEKPFGCEICAKSFKHEHNLKIHMRIHTGEMPFSCEVCGKRFKHQHNLKTHMRIHTGEKPFVCDICGKRARHQNNLKTHMIVHRGERPFGCDLCGKKFNRKTSLRAHMTVHTGEKPFACEICGKSYKRKTHLRTHMTVHNEEKPFGCDVCGKRFNRKTHLGTHMAVHTGEKPYSCDFCGKRFTRKTHLDSHITVHTGEKPFGCAVCGQEFSQQGSLNRHMTLHLG is encoded by the exons ATGTTTCCAGCTCCTGTAACAGCGCCGTGGATCCAGCCTGGCAGAAATGTCAGCGTTCGGCCTGGTTCGTGTGAAACCAGCCTCAGGTTCGTTTTGCAGAGAGCGGACGCCGCGAAAGAAGTGGATTATGTCCATCAGCGCGCAGAGAGCGTGCCTTTAGAGGACAAAGTGCAGATGAAACAGTTCGGTGTCCATCAGCCGCAGGATGTTGGTGGACCCCAAACAGCTG CAGATGTTCAGCCATTGGAGGTGATGAAAGAGAAGGTTCCCTGGAGCCCCAGCCTGGATCAGCAGAACGCAGAACCCTTCCACgtaaaagaggaagaggaggaactCTGGATCAGTCAGGGGGGAGAGTTTGGTTACGGGCCGGACGGAAATGAACACAGCCGACTCCCCTTAACTGTTATAGTAAAGGCtgaagatgaggaagaggaaccTCAGACTTCACAGCTTCACAAGAGCCAAACCGACACCAGAGAGGCCGAGCGTCCGACCAGCAGCTCATTCAAATGGATCAAAACAGAAACCGACGGAGAGGACTGGGGACGACTGGAACTGGTCAGGAAACCTTCAAGGCCAAAGACTGGTGGGGGCGTTGTTAACCCCGCTGAGACTGAATTCAGTGAGGATGACGTTGATTGGCAGGAACCCTTGTCGGAGACTGACTCTGGTTGTAaaggaaggagagcagcagagTCCGGAATAGGCAGTGATAATGGATGTAGTACTGTCAAAAAGCCATTTAGCTGCTCAGAGTGTGGTAAACAGTTTCTATACAGACAATCTCTGAAGAGACACATGAGACGCAACACAGAAAATAGCTCCTCCACCTGTTCAGTAAATCTGAAATGTTCTGAAGTGAAGCATAATGCAGATTCAAAGACCAAAGTCCACACAGGGAAGAAAAACTTCAGCTGCGATATGTGCGGCAAAACATTCAGAGATCATTTCAGTCTGAAATCTCACATGAGAGTCCACTCTGAGGAAAAGCCCTTTGGCTGTGAGATTTGTGCCAAGAGCTTTAAGCATGAGCACAATCTGAAgatacacatgagaatccacaccgGAGAGATGCCGTTTAGCTGCGAGGTTTGCGGTAAACGATTTAAGCATCAGCACAATCTGAAGAcgcacatgagaatccacacggGGGAGAAACCGTTTGTGTGTGACATCTGTGGCAAAAGAGCAAGACACCAGAATAACCTGAAGACCCACATGATAGTCCACAGAGGGGAGCGGCCCTTcggttgtgatctgtgtggtaAAAAGTTCAACCGTAAAACGAGTCTTAGGGCGCACATGACGGTTCACACAGGCGAAAAACCGTTTGCTTGCGAGATCTGTGGCAAAAGCTACAAACGCAAAACACACCTTAGGACTCACATGACCGTCCACAACGAAGAAAAGCCTTTTGGCTGCGACGTCTGCGGCAAGAGGTTTAACCGTAAAACGCATCTCGGGACGCACATGGCGGTCCACACGGGCGAGAAGCCTTACAGCTGTGACTTCTGCGGTAAAAGATTCACCCGGAAAACCCATCTAGATTCCCACATTACGGTTCACACGGGAGAAAAACCCTTTGGCTGCGCCGTCTGTGGGCAGGAGTTCTCCCAGCAGGggagtttaaacagacacatgacaTTACACTTAGGATAA